ACCTCGGAAATCAAGATCTCGGTCCTGATCGACGAAGCCTACACTGAACTGGCCGTGCGGGCCTTGCACGCGGCATATGGCCTCGACAAAATTGGCGCCTGATCTGAGCGTTGCTTAGGCGAATATGTATGTGCGTAAACAAAGCCCCGCTGCGTGAGCCGCGGGGTTTTCCATGAGCTAAAACAATGTGTGATGAATTAAGTTACAATTAACCCGATACCGCTTATTTGTGCCCCGGTATTTTCGCATAATGCGTTTTGGGGATGGTTCATATGTACAATAATCTTCGCATGATCGGTAAGGTTGTCGTACTCTTGATGTTGCTGGGTTTGGTTAGTCTCGGGGCCACTGTTTTCGCCACTTCCAGGATGCGCGTTATCAACGATAGTTACAGTGAGATTATCGCCAAGCCGGAAAAAGGCGTGGTCGCCATGGCGCGGGCCAACCGTCAAGTCGTTTCGATCATCAGTTCCATCTATATGAAGGCCACGGCGGTGACCGAAGCCGATAATGCTACTGCGGAATTCGATCGCACGGCCGCCATAGCCAAATACGATACCTATCTCGATGCTGCCGTGGCGACCCTGCCGGAGAAGGCGGCGGAACTGACAGGCATAAAAGCCGCGCTGCACGCCGCGCTGGAGGGCGCTTGCGCCGTGACGATCCAGCACGCCTCCTCGCTTGATCCAGCCGCCAACGCGCAAGCCGCCGCGTCCATGAATGCAAGCTGTCATCCCGAATTGAAGGCCGTCTCTGCCCGTATTACCAAGATGGTCGACGATACTGTCCTTCATCTTGACGCTGTCAGCGACAAGACATCGAAGGACACTACCGAAATCATCATCGTGACCTATGCTGCCGTGTTGACAGGCCTGGCACTTGTGCTCGGCCTTGCAATCTGGCTGACCCGCTCCGGGATTGTCGCCCCGATCCGCGCCCTTACGGACACCATGCAGAGTCTAACTCATGGACAGTTCGATACGCAGGTTGCGGGACAGAACCGCCGTGATGAACTAGGGGCAATGGCCGTCGCGGTCGAGGTCTTCCGCAAGGGGCTGATCGAAGCTGAAGAGATGCGCGAAGCAACTCGCAGCGGCGAACAGGCGGCGGCCGCGCGTATGAAGCGCGAACTTGAGGTCTTCAACCGCTTCCAGGAGCGCATGGGCGCCTTGGCCGATGCCTTCGTCCGTTCGTCGGCTGAGGTTTCCGATGCTGCGCAGAGCCTGGCCACCACGGCCGAGGAAACCTCGCGTCAGGCGGGCGTCGTTTCGGGCGCTGCCGAAGAGGCCGCTATCAATGTCCAGACCGTCGCTGCCGCCACCGAAGAAATGGCCATGTCGGTGCGTGAAATCAACGGACAGGTGGGGCGCACTGCCGAGGTGGCGCATGAAGCGGCCAGCGAGGCAGGCCGCACCGAGGCGGATATCCGCATTCTTGCCGAAGCCGCTGAGGGCATTGGTGAAGTGGTGAACCTGATCAATGACATTGCCGCCCAAACCAATCTGCTGGCCCTCAATGCGACCATTGAGGCGGCGCGCGCCGGTGATGCCGGCAAGGGTTTTGCGGTCGTCGCTTCCGAGGTCAAGGCGCTAGCCACACAGACTGCCCGGGCTACCAAGGATATCGGTAACAAGGTGCAGCAGATTCAAAGCGCTACAGAACGCACCGTCGTCTCTATCGAAAAGATTGTCACAACCATCAGCGATATTCGCAGCATCTCGACCATCCTGGCCTCGGCGGTGGAACAGCAGGGCACCGCCACGCAGGAGATCGCCGGCAATACGGCGCAGGCCGCTGATGGCGCGCAGGCCGTGACCGAGAATATCTTCGGCGTTGGGCGCGCGGCCGAAATGACCGGCGCGGCGAGTACCCAGCTTATGGGGCTGTCCGGCCATCTGACCGATCAGGCAGCGGATCTGCAGCAAGAGGTGCAGGCTTTCGTGGCGCAACTCCGCGCGTCTTGAAAGCGCCCTTGCTCCTTAAAGCCCGTCCTTAAAAGGAACTGCGTTTAATCTGAGGTAATATAAAACCATTTCCTCTCGGGTTAAGTCAGCGTTAACAACAGTTTGTTACAACTTTAAGTCTATAACGTTCAGAGAAGCTATTCCGGGTGACGGGATGAGGCGTTGTTTGAGATCGCCGGGCGTACAGTACGAGTTGTAAGGGGTTTCGAATGTCTTTGAAAAATATACCCATGCTTGGCAAGATATTGAGTTTGCTGGGTTGTCTTGGGCTTGTCGCCATTTTGGCGGTCGCGTTCGCCACGTCCCGTATGCACGCCATCAGCGCCGACTACAGCGCCGTGATCTCCGGACCGGGTGTCGCTTCGGTTGATATGGAGCGCGCCAGCAAGAACATCCTGCGTGTTGAGACAGCCTTTTATAAGCTGGTGTCGTCGAGTGATCCCAACGATATCGCCAGCGCCAACACTGAGATGAAACAGGCGCAAAGCTCCTTTTCCAAGGAAACAAGCGAGGCCATGAAGGCTCTGCCGTCTGAAGCGAAACGCATCGCAGGCATTCAGGCCAGTTATAACACTGCGATTGACGAAACCTGCGCCGAAACGAAGGCCCTTGCCGAGAAGGGCGATGATGTCGACGCCCTGCGCCTGATGCAATCTAAATGCGATCCCGCCATCGCCCAACTGGAAAAGACCATGGCGGTGGTGGTCGATGAAACCATTGCGGCCAATGCCGCCGCTTCCGCCGCCGCCGGCGAAGATACGCGCCAGACCATCGGCACGACCTGGGCCGGTGTCGGCATCGGTCTGGTTCTTGTGATGCTGGTCGCCGTGATGGTGACGCGCCTGAGCATCGTCCGGCCCCTGTCGAACCTCAACGCCACCATGACCTCGATGGACAAGGGTACGCTCGACGTGAGCGTGCCCGGTCAGGAGCGTAAGGATGAACTGGGTGGCATGGCACGCACCCTCGAAGCCTTCCGCAAGGGACTGGAAGAGGCTGTCAGCTTGCGTGAGGCGGCAGAAACCGCCAAGGCGGCCGAGCTGCAGCGCCTGCAACGCGAACGCCAGGTGGTCGAGTTCGTTCCAGGGCAAGATGGTTAATCTTGCCGATTCTTTCGTCCGCTCCTCCTCCGAAGTGTCCGATGCGGCGCAGAGCCTTTCCGCGACCGCCGAGGAGACCTCGCGTCAGGCGCAGGTCGTCACCGGCGCGGCCGAGGAAGCCGCCAGCAATGTCCAGACCGTCGCCGCCGCCACAGAGGAAATGGCCGCTTCGGTGCATGAGATCAACGCTCAGGTGGTGCGTGCGGCGCAGGTCGCCACTGAGGCCGCCGATGAGATTGGCAATACCGAGGTTGAAATCCGCGCCCTTTCCGAAGCGGCGGCGGGCATCGGAGCCGTGGTCAAGCTCATCCACGATATCGCCTCCCAGACCAATCTTCTGGCGCTCAACGCCACAATCGAGGCCGCCCGCGCCGGTGAGGCCGGAAAGGGTTTCGCCGTTGTCGCCTCCGAGGTCAAGACCCTGGCCACGCAGACGGCAAGCGCCACCAAGGATATCGGTGACAGGGTCGATCAGATACAGGAGGCCACCGAGCGCACGGTCAGTTCGATTGGTAAGATCGTTGCCACGATCAATGACATGCGCAATATCTCCGCCAATATCGCCTCCGCGGTCGAGCAGCAGGGGGCGGCGACGCATGAGATTGCCGGCAATACGGCGAAGGCGTCAGACGGGACGCATCAGGTGACCGAAAACATCTTTGGCGTTGGTCGCGCGGCCGAAATGACCGGAGCCGCCTCGACGCAACTGATGGGGCTGTCCGGAGACCTGAGCGAGCAGGCCGGCGATCTGCAAAAAGAAGTGCAGAATTTTGTCAAAAGCCTGCGTGCGGCGTGACTTTCCTCTATTTGTATCAAACTGTTAAACCAATGTGATTGTAACCGGTTCGTGACTTGCCTTGGTGTAACGCCAGCCGCTAGACAGCGCGCACAAGAAGTTCCAAACTAGGGATATGGATTGCGGTGCCGCATGAGGCGCGCCAAAAGGGACGTGATGTGGGTAAGCTGGGGCCGCTAGAGGAAATTCCGAAGATGCCGGGCGCCGTGCGCGGCCAGCGCGGCCTGCTGCGCCAGATCCGTGAAACGATGGAAGAGGGCCAGTCGGCCCAGTCGCGTCTCGATACGGTGGTGCGCATCATCGCCTCCTCAATGGTGGCCGAGGTGTGCTCGATCTATCTGCGGCGCACCTCTGAGGAGCTCGAACTCTTCGCCACCGAGGGCCTGAACATCGAGGCCGTCCACAAGACGCGGATGCGTCTCTCAGAAGGTCTGGTCGGTGAAGTGGCGCGCGCCGGTGCACCGCTCAACCTCATGGATGCCCCGGCGCATCCGAGCTTCTCCTACCGTCCGGAAACCGGCGAAGATCCTTATCGATCCTTCCTGGGCGTGCCCCTGCTGCGCGGTGGCCGCACCATCGGTGTGCTGGTCGTGCAGAACATGGCTGCGCGCCGCTACGAGGAAGATGAGGTCGAAGACCTGCAGATCATCGCCATGGTGCTGTCCGAGATCGTGACGGCGGGCGAGCTGGTCGGGCTCGAAGAACTGAAGGACATCGAACTTGCGCCCCAGAAGCCGGAGCGTCTGAAGGGTTCGATTTTCGCCGACGGTATTAGCATCGGCACGGTCATCCTGCACGAAGTGCCGGTCACCTCCGATCATTTGCTGAGCGACAATTCGGTGGTCGAGGAGGTGCGCCTCAACGATGCCATCGTGTCCCTGCGTGAGCAGATCGACGCCATGTTCGAGGGCACCCATGGCCTTGCCGGGCCTACGTTTGACGTGCTCGAAACCTACCGCATGTTCGCGCACTCGACGAGCTGGGTGCGCAACCTGACCGAGGCCGTGCGCAACGGCCTGACGGCGGAGGCGGCGGTCGATCGCGTGCGTAACGAACAGCGCGCCAAGCTCAACAACGCCCGTGACGCCTATATGCGCGAGCGCCTGCACGATCTCGAAGACCTGGCCAATCGCCTCTTGCGCGTGCTGGCCGGCGTCATCACGACGGCGCGGGAGATCCCCGAAAACTCGATCCTGGTCGCCCGTGATCTCGGTCCGGCCGATCTGCTCGAATACGATCGCACCCGCCTCAAGGGCATTTTGCTCGAAGAGGGCTCGGCCTCGAACCATGCCGCCATCGTGGCACGCGCCCTGCAAATCCCGTGTGTCGGCCGCCTGCAAGCCTTGCGTGACCGCGTGTCACAGGGCGATCAGGTCATCGTCGACGGAGAAACCGGCGAGGCTTATCTGCGGCCACGGCCGGATATTATCGACGCCGCCCTGGCGCGTATCGATGTCCGTACCCAGCAGCGCGCCGAATTCAGCAAGATCAAGGATGTCGAGGCTGTCACGCGCGATGGCCACCGCATCACCATGCTGATGAACGCGGGCCTCGAATTCGATATCGAAATCATGAACGAGACCGGCGCTGAGGGCATCGGCCTGTTCCGCACCGAATTTCAGTTCATGGTGTCGGACGATCTGCCGCGCCTCAAGCGCCAGACCGAGCTTTACGAGCGCATCATGGATGGCGCCGGCGACCGTCCTGTCACCTTCCGCACGCTCGATCTCGGCGGGGACAAAATCCTGCCCTATATGGAGATGGAGCGCGAGGAAAACCCGGCGCTTGGCTGGCGCGCCATCCGCATGGGGCTCGATCGCCCGGCCTTGCTGCGGATGCAACTTCGCGCCCTGATCACGGCGGCGAGGGGGCGCGAGCTGCGCATCATGTTCCCCATGGTCGCCTCGATCGATGAGTTCCGTCAGGCGCGCGAGATGGTCGATGTGGAATGCGCCTGGGCCAAACGACGTGGACGTCCGCTGCCGGCGCTTCTGCGTGTAGGGGCCATGATCGAATGCCCGTCGCTGCTGTTCCATCTTGATGCGCTGTTACCGCTGGTCGATTTCGCCTCGGTCGGCACCAACGACCTGATGCAGTATCTCTTCGCCGCCGACCGCACCAATCCGAAGATGTCGGATCGCTACGATCCGCTGTCGCCGCCTTTCCTGACGGCGCTGTCGATGATCCAGAAGGCCGCCAGGGACTCAGGCACGCCGGTCTCGGTGTGCGGTGAAATTGCCGGCCGTCCGCTTGAGGCCTTTGTGCTGATCGCGCTCGGTTTTGACCGCCTGTCCATGCCGCCCGCCGGTCTGGGGCAGGTGAAGCGCATGATCCTGTCGTGCGATCGTGAGGCCGCCAACAAGGCGATCAACAAGCTGATGTCGAGCTCCAACGGCAGTTTGCGCAACGAGGTCTTGTCGCTCGCCCGCAAGCTGGACCTGGATATGTAAAAATGCGATTTTTGGCCAAGACCTCGTCTCAAACCTCACATTTTTACGCGCCGATGTCTTGTCGCTACAGGAAGTGGGGTTTTCGCGCTTTGTAGCTGAAAATTTGTGTCACCAAACGGCCGCTTCCGACGTATAGAGAGACGAAACCAATTCTAAACGGGTGGCGTGTGTCTTCAGTTCTTCGCTTTGTCGTCTGTCTTTTCCTGCTGTGCTTTGCCCTGCCCACACAGGCGGAAGAGGGCAAATCCGCTCATATCACCGCCCGTCTGATCGCGGAATCAGCGACCGTGGCCCCCAATGGCGACATTACTCTGGCGCTTGACTATACGCCCGCGCCGGGCTGGCACACCTACTGGATCAATCCCGGCGATACCGGACTGCCGCCGCGTTTCAAATGGAACCTGCCCGATGGCCTGAGCGTGGCGGATGCGCAGTTCCCCGCGCCGGAACTGCTGCCGACCTTTGGGTTGGTGAGTTACGGCTTCAACGGCCAGACCGTCCTGCTGATCCCCGCTCATAACGGCTCGAAACTGACGGCGGGCGATATCCTGCCGATCAAGGCGCATATCGATTTCCTCGTCTGCGCCGATGTCTGTATTCCCGAAAGCCTCGATGTCAGCCTCAATCTCAAGGTCGGTGCGCCGAAACCGGGACCAGATGCCGGGGTGATTAAAAAGGCGGTCAAAGAGTTACCGTGGGGTACAGAAGATAGGAAAGGTACAATCAATATCAAAGACGGTATGGTCGAGATTGGTATTCCTCTTGCCCCCATAAATGCGCAAGGCGCGTATTTCTTCCCAAAGCAGGCCAATGTGCTACTTCCGTCCGCGCCGCAAGCGTTGGATATCGGTGCAAAAGGATTCAGTCTGCACGTTAAGGCGGCAGGTGCAGCCTTGCCAGAGGGTGACTTGTCCGGTGTATTGAAACTGGCAGATGGTATGGCATATGATATTGTGCTGACGCGTGCACCCCTGTCACCCTCGGTGCATGGCCTTGGCGCGGCACCGGCAAGCCAGACCGACACCACATTGGCCGGTGTGCTGATTGCCATGGCTTTCGCCTTTGTCGGCGGACTGATCCTCAACCTGATGCCATGTGTGTTCCCGGTGCTCTCCATGAAGTTGCTCAGCCTGGCGCGTTCCGGCCACGATAAGGGACTGGCGCAACAGGAAGCCTTGTTTTATGGCGCGGGCACAATCATTACTTTCGTCAGTCTGGCCCTGATCCTGACCGCGGCGCGTCTGTTCGGACAGTCGATTGGGTGGGGTTTTCAGCTCCAGAGCTCCTACGTTACTGCAGGCTTAAGCCTGATCATGCTTCTGGTAGCGCTCAATATGTCCGGCCTGTTCGAGGTCGGCGCATCGCTGCAAGCCGTTGGTGGTCTTCAGGTGTCTGCCAACCGCCCACGTCTTGGTGCCTTCCTGACCGGCGTGCTGGCCGTGGTCGTCGCCGCACCCTGCACCGCGCCCTTCATGGCCACCGCCATCGGCGTGGCGCTGGCGCAAGGTGGCCTTGTGTCTTTTGCCATCTTCGTGGCGCTTGGCGTCGGTTTCGCCCTGCCATTCGTGGTCCTGACCTACCTGATCACCCTGGTGCCGGCCGTAGCCAAGGCCCTGCCGAAGCCCGGCAAGTGGATGGATATTCTCAAACACGCCCTGTCTTTGTTGATGTACGCCGCCTGCCTGTGGCTGATCTGGGTGTTCGCCCAGCAGGTGCAGGTTTACGGCGTGATCCTGCTGGCGTTTGCGCTGGTGCTGGTCGTTATCGCCGTGCTCAAAAGTCCGCTGCCGAAATTCATCAAGCCGGTGGTGCTGGTCGGCGGTCTTGTGCTGTGCGGGCTGGCGGCCTCGCTGCCGCGTGCTGAAAAGGCGCCGCCGGCCTCATCCGGACTGATGGCGCATAAGGTGTTCAGCACCGAGGGCCTGGCCGCTTTGCGCGCCGAGGGCAAACCGGTGTTTGTCGATCTCACGGCCGCCTGGTGCGTCACCTGCAAGGTCAATGAACGCCTTGTCCTGACCACGCCGGAATTTGAAAAAGCCGTCAATGCCACCGGCACGGTCTATATGGTCGGCGACTGGACCAATCAGGACGCCGAGATCGCTCATTACCTGACGCTGTTTGGACGTTCGGGCGTGCCGCTCTATGTCTATTACGGGCCAAATAACGCCGAGCCTGTGGTTCTGCCGCAGATCCTCAAGACGGCGGACGTGGTCAAGCTGGTGCGCGCCGGAACATAAGGGCTTCGTCCATGCGCCTTAGGATACCCCGCACGCCGAGCGGACAAGCCAGCTAATCTCCTCGGCCTGTTGTTGCGCCGGCACCGCGATCAGGCGTTCCTCCAGCCCGATATAGATGACGCCGTGCACGGCCGAGAACAGGGTGCGCGCGCGGACGGTCAGGGCCTCGGCGGACAGATGCGGCATGACGACCGATAGCGGTTCGCCGACATACCGGAACAGACGAAGCTGATCCTGCGCCGCCCATTCCGGCAAGGGCGCGGATATCCGCACCTCGAACATCATCCGCCACAGGGGCAGGTTCTCTCTCGCGAACCTGAGATAGGTCTCTGCCACCGCCACCAGGCGCTCCACGGCCTCGGTGCGGCTGGTCATCGGCAAATGCCCC
The window above is part of the Asticcacaulis sp. MM231 genome. Proteins encoded here:
- a CDS encoding methyl-accepting chemotaxis protein; its protein translation is MYNNLRMIGKVVVLLMLLGLVSLGATVFATSRMRVINDSYSEIIAKPEKGVVAMARANRQVVSIISSIYMKATAVTEADNATAEFDRTAAIAKYDTYLDAAVATLPEKAAELTGIKAALHAALEGACAVTIQHASSLDPAANAQAAASMNASCHPELKAVSARITKMVDDTVLHLDAVSDKTSKDTTEIIIVTYAAVLTGLALVLGLAIWLTRSGIVAPIRALTDTMQSLTHGQFDTQVAGQNRRDELGAMAVAVEVFRKGLIEAEEMREATRSGEQAAAARMKRELEVFNRFQERMGALADAFVRSSAEVSDAAQSLATTAEETSRQAGVVSGAAEEAAINVQTVAAATEEMAMSVREINGQVGRTAEVAHEAASEAGRTEADIRILAEAAEGIGEVVNLINDIAAQTNLLALNATIEAARAGDAGKGFAVVASEVKALATQTARATKDIGNKVQQIQSATERTVVSIEKIVTTISDIRSISTILASAVEQQGTATQEIAGNTAQAADGAQAVTENIFGVGRAAEMTGAASTQLMGLSGHLTDQAADLQQEVQAFVAQLRAS
- a CDS encoding HAMP domain-containing protein, with product MSLKNIPMLGKILSLLGCLGLVAILAVAFATSRMHAISADYSAVISGPGVASVDMERASKNILRVETAFYKLVSSSDPNDIASANTEMKQAQSSFSKETSEAMKALPSEAKRIAGIQASYNTAIDETCAETKALAEKGDDVDALRLMQSKCDPAIAQLEKTMAVVVDETIAANAAASAAAGEDTRQTIGTTWAGVGIGLVLVMLVAVMVTRLSIVRPLSNLNATMTSMDKGTLDVSVPGQERKDELGGMARTLEAFRKGLEEAVSLREAAETAKAAELQRLQRERQVVEFVPGQDG
- a CDS encoding methyl-accepting chemotaxis protein, giving the protein MVNLADSFVRSSSEVSDAAQSLSATAEETSRQAQVVTGAAEEAASNVQTVAAATEEMAASVHEINAQVVRAAQVATEAADEIGNTEVEIRALSEAAAGIGAVVKLIHDIASQTNLLALNATIEAARAGEAGKGFAVVASEVKTLATQTASATKDIGDRVDQIQEATERTVSSIGKIVATINDMRNISANIASAVEQQGAATHEIAGNTAKASDGTHQVTENIFGVGRAAEMTGAASTQLMGLSGDLSEQAGDLQKEVQNFVKSLRAA
- the ptsP gene encoding phosphoenolpyruvate--protein phosphotransferase, coding for MPGAVRGQRGLLRQIRETMEEGQSAQSRLDTVVRIIASSMVAEVCSIYLRRTSEELELFATEGLNIEAVHKTRMRLSEGLVGEVARAGAPLNLMDAPAHPSFSYRPETGEDPYRSFLGVPLLRGGRTIGVLVVQNMAARRYEEDEVEDLQIIAMVLSEIVTAGELVGLEELKDIELAPQKPERLKGSIFADGISIGTVILHEVPVTSDHLLSDNSVVEEVRLNDAIVSLREQIDAMFEGTHGLAGPTFDVLETYRMFAHSTSWVRNLTEAVRNGLTAEAAVDRVRNEQRAKLNNARDAYMRERLHDLEDLANRLLRVLAGVITTAREIPENSILVARDLGPADLLEYDRTRLKGILLEEGSASNHAAIVARALQIPCVGRLQALRDRVSQGDQVIVDGETGEAYLRPRPDIIDAALARIDVRTQQRAEFSKIKDVEAVTRDGHRITMLMNAGLEFDIEIMNETGAEGIGLFRTEFQFMVSDDLPRLKRQTELYERIMDGAGDRPVTFRTLDLGGDKILPYMEMEREENPALGWRAIRMGLDRPALLRMQLRALITAARGRELRIMFPMVASIDEFRQAREMVDVECAWAKRRGRPLPALLRVGAMIECPSLLFHLDALLPLVDFASVGTNDLMQYLFAADRTNPKMSDRYDPLSPPFLTALSMIQKAARDSGTPVSVCGEIAGRPLEAFVLIALGFDRLSMPPAGLGQVKRMILSCDREAANKAINKLMSSSNGSLRNEVLSLARKLDLDM
- a CDS encoding thioredoxin family protein, with the protein product MSSVLRFVVCLFLLCFALPTQAEEGKSAHITARLIAESATVAPNGDITLALDYTPAPGWHTYWINPGDTGLPPRFKWNLPDGLSVADAQFPAPELLPTFGLVSYGFNGQTVLLIPAHNGSKLTAGDILPIKAHIDFLVCADVCIPESLDVSLNLKVGAPKPGPDAGVIKKAVKELPWGTEDRKGTINIKDGMVEIGIPLAPINAQGAYFFPKQANVLLPSAPQALDIGAKGFSLHVKAAGAALPEGDLSGVLKLADGMAYDIVLTRAPLSPSVHGLGAAPASQTDTTLAGVLIAMAFAFVGGLILNLMPCVFPVLSMKLLSLARSGHDKGLAQQEALFYGAGTIITFVSLALILTAARLFGQSIGWGFQLQSSYVTAGLSLIMLLVALNMSGLFEVGASLQAVGGLQVSANRPRLGAFLTGVLAVVVAAPCTAPFMATAIGVALAQGGLVSFAIFVALGVGFALPFVVLTYLITLVPAVAKALPKPGKWMDILKHALSLLMYAACLWLIWVFAQQVQVYGVILLAFALVLVVIAVLKSPLPKFIKPVVLVGGLVLCGLAASLPRAEKAPPASSGLMAHKVFSTEGLAALRAEGKPVFVDLTAAWCVTCKVNERLVLTTPEFEKAVNATGTVYMVGDWTNQDAEIAHYLTLFGRSGVPLYVYYGPNNAEPVVLPQILKTADVVKLVRAGT
- a CDS encoding TetR-like C-terminal domain-containing protein translates to MPTKTPVKASAKPASATTADRRQAQLGALIAAAEKRICESGTHGLKARDLAADIGVALGGLYNIVQDMDALLLLVTARTQSRLDAAFAQQTGHLPMTSRTEAVERLVAVAETYLRFARENLPLWRMMFEVRISAPLPEWAAQDQLRLFRYVGEPLSVVMPHLSAEALTVRARTLFSAVHGVIYIGLEERLIAVPAQQQAEEISWLVRSACGVS